A genomic window from Onychostoma macrolepis isolate SWU-2019 chromosome 22, ASM1243209v1, whole genome shotgun sequence includes:
- the LOC131529915 gene encoding gastrula zinc finger protein XlCGF49.1-like isoform X1 — MSDPEPSRIKSEATEKQRDPVKENEESEQLYTSEVEEKHHVKSRESNFLQKRRAKKYFTCSLCGKSFSCKQSLKFHLRVHTGEKPHTCDQCGMSFARKETLVTHMKIHTGEKPYACDQCGRRFAQARTFKLHLRSHSGERPYNCDQCGKSFSYGDSLKSHLKVHTKEKPYVCSLCGKSFPRLGAFKLHQKRHSGVKDHMCFDCGKTFITSDKLKRHQIIHSGEKPYNCSQCDKRFSQSEHLKRHKMIHTGEKPHSVGSVSHV, encoded by the exons ATGAGTGATCCAGAACCCAGCAGAATAAAATCTGAAGCTACTGAAAAACAAAGAG ACCCGGTGAAAGAGAATGAAGAGAGTGAACAACTGTACACAAGTGAAGTAGAGGAGAAACATCATGTCAAAAGCAGAGAAAgtaattttttacagaaaagaagagccaaaaaatatttcacctgctctctgtgtggaaagagtttctcaTGCAAACAAAGTCTTAAATTTCAcctgagagttcatactggagagaagccgcacacatgtgatcaatgtgggaTGAGTTTTGCACGAAAAGAAACCCTTGTTACTCACATgaaaatccacactggagagaaaccgtacgCATGCGATCAGTGCGGGAGGAGATTTGCGCAGGCAAGAACTTTTAAATTACATCTGCGTTCTCATTCTGGAGAAAGGCCATATAactgtgatcagtgtggaaaaagCTTTTCTTATGGAGATTCCCTGAAGAGCCACCTAAAAGTTCACACAAAGGAGAAGCCTTATGTGTGttctttgtgtggaaagagttttccACGACTGGGTGCTTTTAAATTACACCAGAAAAGGCACAGCGGTGTGAAAGATCATATGTGCTTTGATTGTGGGAAAACCTTCATTACATCTGATAAACTGAAACGACACCAGATAATCCACAGCGGAGAAAAACCTTACAACTGTTCACaatgtgacaagagattcagtcagtcAGAACATCTGAAAAGACATAAgatgatccacactggagaaaagccaCACAGTGTGGGAAGTGTTTCACATGTGTAA
- the LOC131529915 gene encoding gastrula zinc finger protein XlCGF8.2DB-like isoform X2, with protein sequence MSDPEPCRIKHEDTEEQRDLIKENEEKEDLSDAEEKHHHVKSLSHSRTGKIFSLKISKKSFTCLQCGKSFRHKRNLSEHMHIHAGEKPHTCDQCGKSLRHKRNLNEHMKTHTGEKPHTCDQCGKNFRHKRNLNEHMKIHTGERPHKCDQCGKSFRHTGHLNDHMKIHTGEKPHTCVKCGKNFAHLSSFKSHLNSHSGERQYKCDQCGKNFSWANSLKDHLTVHLKEKPHVCSLCGKSFRQRSYLRKHQQRHSGVKDVL encoded by the exons ATGAGcgatccagaaccctgcagaataaaacatgaagatactgaaGAACAAAGAG acTTGATCAAAGAGAATGAGGAGAAAGAAGACCTGAGTGACGCAGAGGAGAAACATCATCATGTCAAATCTTTGAGTCACTCACGGACTGGGAAAATATTTTCCCTGAAAATATCCAAAAAATCTTTCACCTGCCttcagtgtgggaagagtttcagacATAAAAGAAACCTTAGTGAACACATGCATATTCATGCTGGAGAGAAACcacacacatgtgatcaatgtggaaagagtttgagACATAAAAGAAACCTTAATGAACACATGAAAacccacactggagagaaaccacacacatgtgatcagtgtgggaagaaTTTCAGACATAAACGAAACCTAAATGAACACATgaaaattcacactggagagaggccACACAAGTGTGATcaatgtgggaagagtttcagacATACAGGACACCTTAACGATCACATgaaaattcacactggagagaaaccacacACATGTGTTAAGTGCGGGAAGAATTTTGCACATTTAAGTAGTTTTAAATCGCATCTGAATTCTCATTCTGGAGAAAGACAATATaagtgtgatcagtgtggtAAAAACTTTTCTTGGGCAAATTCCCTGAAGGATCACCTGACAGTTCATTTAAAGGAGAAGCCTCATGTGTGCtctttgtgtggaaagagttttagaCAGCGGAGTTATTTAAGAAAACACCAGCAAAGACACAGCGGTGTGAAGGATGTGCTTTGA
- the LOC131529903 gene encoding zinc finger protein draculin-like isoform X2: MNVPEPCRIKQENTEEPIGLLEVKKEIEELTEVEEKHDVKTEEKSLSPSLKTSDKICFTCPQCGKSFSCKQNLDLHIKFHRGGKPYACEQCDKTFTIKGNFNEHLKIHIAEKLHICDQCGKSFPQRRNLDEHKKIHTLEKPYTCDQCGKNFPFKGNLDEHMRIHTGEKPHKCDQCGKSFAQKGNLNVHMKIHTREKLHTCDQSGKSFTQKAPFNDDMKIHTVEKPYMCDQCGKSFTQKRALNEHMKIHTGEKPHTCDQCGKSYARKGALNDHMRIHTGEKPYTCDQCGKSFRKSSVFKVHLRTHSRERLYNCDQCNKKFFRPDFLKDHMNVHAEVKPFVCYMCGKSFTQMGALKLHQKRHSGVKDHVCSECGKTFFTYGALNMHQTVHTTETPYKCSHCDKRFKRSEYLKIHERIHTGEKPYACDQCGKSFRLKGTLNKHMQIHTREKPHTCDQCGKNFRKSSVFKVHVRTHSRKRLYNCDQCSKIYFRADSLKDHLKVHSKEKPHVCSLCGKSFSNMDTLKSHQKRHSGVKDHVCSECGKTFFTDGELKVHRTVHTTETPYKCSHCDKRFKRKISLKIHERIHTGEKPYHCHSCGRRFIQLASLLFHKKRCKS; the protein is encoded by the coding sequence GCCTGTTAGAAGTGAAAAAGGAGATTGAAGAACTGACTGAAGTGGAAGAGAAACATGATGtcaaaactgaagaaaaatcCTTGAGTCCCTCATTGAAAACAAGCGACAAAATATGTTTCActtgccctcagtgtggaaagagtttctcaTGTAAGCAAAATCTTGATCTTCACATTAAATTTCATCGTGGAGGGAAGCCGTATGCATGTGAGCAGTGTGATAAGACTTTCACAATAAAAGGGAACTTTAATGAACACCTGAAAATTCACATTGCAGAGAAGCTACACAtctgtgatcagtgtgggaagagcttCCCACAAAGACGAAACCTTGATGAACATAAGAAAATCCACACTCTGGAGAAGCcatacacatgtgatcaatgtgggaaGAATTTCCCATTTAAAGGAAACCTTGACGAACAtatgaggatccacactggagagaagccgcacaaatgtgatcaatgtgggaaGAGCTTTGCACAAAAAGGAAACCTTAACGTACACATGAAAatccacactagagagaaactTCACACTTGTGATCAaagtgggaagagtttcacacaaaaaGCACCCTTTAATGATGACATGAAAATCCACACTGTAGAGAAGCCATAcatgtgtgatcagtgtgggaagagttttacTCAAAAAAGAGCCCTTAATGAACACATgaaaatccacactggagaaaaaccacacacctgtgatcagtgtgggaagagttaTGCACGAAAAGGAGCGCTTAATGatcacatgaggatccacactggagagaagccatacacatgtgatcaatgtgggaagagtttcagaaaatcaagtgtttttaaagtgcatCTGCGTACTCATTCTAGAGAAAGACTGTATAACTGTGACCAGTgcaataaaaagttttttaggCCAGATTTCCTGAAGGACCACATGAACGTTCATGCAGAGGTGAAGCCTTTTGTATGTTAtatgtgtggaaagagttttacccAGATGGGTGCATTAAAACTACACCAGAAAAGACACAGCGGTGTGAAGGATCATGTTTGCTCTGAGTGTGGGAAGACTTTTTTTACATATGGTGCACTGAACATGCACCAGACAGTTCACACTACAGAAacaccttacaagtgttcacactgtgacaagagattcaaacGGTCTGAATATCTGAAAATAcacgagaggatccacactggagagaagccgtatgcatgtgatcaatgtgggaaGAGCTTCAGACTAAAAGGAACCCTCAACAAACACATGCAGATCCACACTAGAGAGAAGccgcacacatgtgatcagtgtgggaagaaTTTCAGAAAATCAAGTGTTTTTAAAGTACATGTGCGTACTCATTCTAGAAAAAGACTGTATAACTGTGATCAgtgcagtaaaatatattttagggCAGATTCCCTGAAGGACCACCTGAAAGTTCATTCAAAAGAGAAGCCTCATGTATGttctttgtgtggaaagagttttagtAACATGGATACATTAAAATCACACCAGAAAAGACACAGCGGTGTGAAGGATCATGTTTGCTCTGAGTGTGGGAAGACTTTTTTTACAGATGGTGAATTGAAAGTGCACAGGACGGTTCACACTACAGAAACAccttataagtgttcacactgtgacaagagatttaAACGGAAAATATCTCTAAAAatacatgagaggatccacactggagagaagccgtatcACTGCCATTCATGTGGGAGGCGTTTCATTCAATTAGCTTCTCTACTctttcataaaaaaagatgcaaGTCGTAA